One window of the bacterium genome contains the following:
- a CDS encoding glycosyl hydrolase: MNHITRIILIVSCCMSFALEAQTKADSLKNISLSGLQFRSIGPAFAGGRIVDIAVNPANPAEYFVASGHGSLWKTTNGGTTFAPVFDGQKSYSIGCVVMDPSNSNIVWVGTGESNGQSNVIFGDGIYRSEDGGKSWKNMGLENSEHIGGIVIDPRNSNTVYAAAYGPFRNDGGERGVYKTTDGGKTWTRVLHVSDYTGFWQIHMDPNNSSVLYAVAHQRFKKLYATVQGGPESAIYRSTDAGVSWQKVMSGLPSEDVGKIGLAIAPSNPQVLYAIVQAKEKGGVYRSSDRGASWVKRSSYVSTYAFYFQELFCDPKDENTVYSMDVFNQISRDGGATWSKLGEKYKHVDNHALWINPINTKHLIAGSDGGVYESLDQGKTWDFKANMPIAEVYKVSIDQALPFYHVYAGTQDNNSFFGPSRTNSSAGVTNQDWTFTLGGDGFETQADWSDENILYVQSQNGGLVRYDKKTGEQLFIKPIDTADVGYRFDWDAALLISHHDPKRLYFGGHRLFKTDDRGNTWTLLSGDLTRGVPQKLIKMQGKSWSYDELASKGSLANITAIAESPIDPNILFVGSGDGLIHYSDDGGKTWNKPASTGGLPEFARVHTIVASSHNRRVAYAACHNFGDGDNKPYLLKTSDGGKTWTLLNGNLPKRGSTYSFAEDHVDPNLLFVGTMFGLYVSNTGGQDWVAFNNGIPPGLITDMTIQKRENDLVVATFGRGMYILDDYTPLRHLSKETLQKDIAILPIKEASMFIPSNPFGFPGTGFQGAGFFATPNPETGAVFTYYVKDDYKSLKKKRRDTEKEKQKKGEDIELPSYQTLRNEADEQEPFFVFTIKDELGQPVRRIKTSVQKGVNRIVWDFRTNVFTPISLTPFDNSIPWNDPDRGYMVVPGKYTVSVSRYEAGQWTDLGVSQSFICKPLLTPSLPVADRNKLDAFNKKVAELIRAISSADAYRESMVEKIPLLKQAVIETAKLPEGTYAAVVAAEDKLKRIQRQMNGDGLRALYEGVPPTSLRGRVEIITGNLWTTTSDATTTFQHLYDVAAAQFEGLLRALQETDAEIKRIEQQMDRYGAPFTPGRLPSVIKN, encoded by the coding sequence ATGAATCATATCACGCGTATTATTCTGATTGTGTCATGCTGCATGAGTTTTGCGTTGGAAGCGCAAACCAAAGCGGATTCGCTCAAGAACATTTCATTATCGGGACTGCAGTTTCGCAGTATCGGCCCGGCTTTTGCCGGCGGCCGCATCGTAGATATTGCGGTTAATCCTGCCAATCCGGCGGAATATTTTGTTGCTTCGGGTCACGGGTCATTGTGGAAAACCACTAATGGCGGGACGACGTTCGCGCCGGTATTCGATGGGCAAAAATCGTACTCTATCGGTTGTGTGGTGATGGATCCGTCCAATTCCAATATCGTGTGGGTTGGCACCGGTGAAAGCAATGGACAGTCCAATGTGATTTTTGGCGACGGTATTTATCGCAGCGAAGACGGCGGTAAAAGTTGGAAAAATATGGGACTCGAAAATTCAGAGCATATCGGCGGGATCGTTATTGACCCGCGTAATTCCAATACCGTATATGCGGCGGCATATGGCCCGTTTCGTAACGACGGTGGTGAGCGTGGTGTTTATAAAACCACCGACGGCGGTAAAACCTGGACACGTGTACTTCATGTGAGCGACTATACGGGATTTTGGCAAATCCATATGGATCCGAATAATTCGTCAGTTTTATATGCCGTGGCGCATCAACGGTTCAAAAAACTATACGCTACCGTTCAAGGCGGGCCGGAGAGTGCGATCTATCGCAGCACGGACGCCGGTGTGTCGTGGCAAAAAGTGATGTCCGGACTGCCTTCCGAAGATGTGGGCAAAATCGGACTGGCGATAGCGCCTTCCAACCCTCAAGTGCTTTATGCTATCGTGCAAGCCAAAGAAAAAGGCGGTGTGTACCGCAGCAGCGACCGCGGTGCGAGCTGGGTCAAACGCAGCAGTTATGTTTCGACGTATGCGTTTTATTTTCAGGAATTATTTTGCGATCCCAAGGATGAGAATACCGTTTACAGCATGGATGTTTTTAATCAGATCAGCCGTGATGGCGGTGCGACTTGGTCCAAACTTGGCGAGAAATACAAACACGTAGATAATCATGCGCTTTGGATTAATCCTATAAACACCAAACACCTGATTGCAGGAAGTGACGGCGGAGTGTACGAATCATTAGATCAAGGTAAAACCTGGGATTTTAAAGCCAATATGCCCATTGCCGAAGTGTATAAAGTTTCGATAGATCAGGCGCTTCCGTTTTATCATGTCTATGCGGGTACGCAGGACAATAACAGTTTCTTCGGACCATCAAGAACGAATTCATCGGCCGGAGTGACCAATCAAGATTGGACGTTTACTTTAGGCGGTGACGGATTTGAAACCCAAGCCGACTGGAGTGATGAAAACATACTTTATGTGCAGTCCCAAAATGGCGGGCTTGTACGTTATGATAAAAAAACGGGTGAACAACTTTTTATCAAACCCATTGATACGGCCGATGTGGGTTATCGTTTTGATTGGGATGCGGCGTTATTGATTTCACATCACGATCCCAAACGATTGTATTTCGGCGGTCATCGTTTATTTAAAACAGACGATCGCGGCAATACGTGGACACTGCTGAGCGGCGATCTGACGCGCGGTGTTCCGCAAAAATTAATCAAAATGCAGGGCAAGAGCTGGAGTTATGATGAGCTGGCCTCTAAAGGTTCGCTGGCCAATATTACGGCCATCGCGGAATCGCCGATAGATCCCAATATTCTTTTCGTCGGTTCGGGCGACGGATTGATTCATTATTCCGATGATGGCGGTAAAACGTGGAATAAACCCGCATCCACGGGAGGGTTACCGGAGTTTGCACGCGTTCATACGATCGTCGCATCGTCGCATAACAGACGCGTGGCGTATGCCGCTTGCCACAATTTTGGTGACGGCGATAATAAACCGTACTTGCTCAAAACAAGCGATGGCGGGAAGACGTGGACGTTACTCAACGGCAATCTTCCCAAGAGAGGTTCTACCTATTCTTTTGCAGAAGATCACGTGGATCCTAATTTGTTATTCGTGGGTACCATGTTTGGTCTGTATGTTTCCAATACCGGAGGTCAGGACTGGGTAGCGTTTAACAATGGTATTCCTCCGGGATTGATCACCGACATGACCATCCAAAAACGTGAAAACGATTTGGTCGTCGCCACGTTTGGTCGCGGTATGTATATTCTCGACGATTATACGCCGCTCCGTCACCTGTCCAAAGAAACGTTACAAAAAGATATTGCCATACTGCCGATCAAAGAGGCATCCATGTTTATTCCTTCCAATCCGTTTGGTTTTCCCGGAACGGGTTTTCAGGGTGCCGGTTTTTTTGCAACGCCGAATCCGGAAACAGGCGCCGTATTTACGTATTACGTTAAGGACGATTACAAGTCGCTGAAGAAAAAACGCCGCGATACCGAAAAAGAAAAACAGAAAAAAGGCGAGGACATCGAACTGCCTTCGTATCAAACACTGCGCAATGAAGCGGATGAGCAAGAACCGTTTTTTGTTTTTACGATCAAAGATGAATTGGGCCAACCTGTACGACGCATTAAAACTTCCGTTCAGAAAGGCGTCAATCGTATCGTGTGGGATTTTCGAACCAATGTATTTACCCCGATTTCTCTGACGCCATTTGATAACAGCATACCTTGGAATGATCCGGATCGGGGATATATGGTGGTTCCGGGAAAATACACGGTTTCCGTGTCGCGCTACGAAGCCGGTCAATGGACGGATCTCGGCGTGTCGCAATCCTTTATTTGTAAACCGCTTTTAACACCGTCTTTACCTGTTGCGGATCGCAATAAATTAGACGCCTTCAATAAAAAAGTAGCCGAACTGATCCGGGCTATCAGCAGTGCGGATGCCTACCGTGAGAGTATGGTGGAGAAAATACCGTTGCTCAAACAAGCCGTGATCGAAACGGCAAAGCTTCCCGAAGGAACGTATGCAGCTGTGGTCGCTGCAGAGGATAAACTCAAACGTATTCAACGTCAAATGAATGGTGACGGATTGCGTGCGCTGTATGAAGGTGTGCCGCCGACATCGTTGCGGGGGCGCGTCGAAATCATCACCGGTAATCTGTGGACTACCACATCGGATGCGACAACTACATTTCAGCATTTGTATGACGTGGCGGCTGCACAATTTGAAGGATTACTTCGTGCACTCCAGGAGACTGATGCGGAGATCAAACGCATAGAACAGCAGATGGATCGTTATGGCGCGCCTTTTACGCCGGGTCGTTTACCGTCTGTAATCAAAAACTAA
- a CDS encoding YifB family Mg chelatase-like AAA ATPase, which yields MLAQILSATTFGIDAFIIKVEAHLEGAVPGFITVGLPDNAVRESKERVNAAIKNSGFTFPIKRITINLAPADLRKEGSGFDLPIAVGILAAHGQIESHRTEEYVVVGELSLDGSLRPINGVLSLALRARREHIKGIIVPAGNAAEAAMAEGLEVIPVNALSDAVQFLNGQKHIAPHQVDMSALFDQAPAMPVDFRDVKGQEHAKRALEIAAAGGHNIIMIGPPGSGKTMLAKRIPTILPDLTPDEALETTKIHSVAGFLPQNTPLVTLRPFRSPHHTISDAGLIGGGHIPKPGEVSLAHHGVLFLDELPEFKKNVLEVMRQPLEDGHVTISRAEMSLTYPANFMLACAMNPCPCGFHTDPGNRCTCNPGMIQRYMAKISGPLLDRIDIHIDCPAIKYKELSAEGHGETSSAIRERVKKARQIQLKRFESLRKKGQPVYCNADMESRAIREFCTIDARSQELMKLAITKLGLSARAYDRILKVARTIADCANAPAIRAEHVSEAIQYRSLDRSYSG from the coding sequence ATGTTAGCACAGATTTTATCCGCGACTACATTTGGTATTGATGCTTTTATCATCAAAGTCGAAGCGCATCTGGAGGGCGCCGTACCCGGTTTTATCACGGTCGGTTTACCGGATAATGCCGTCCGCGAAAGCAAAGAGCGCGTTAATGCGGCAATCAAAAACTCCGGTTTTACATTTCCGATCAAACGCATTACGATCAATCTTGCACCGGCGGATTTGCGGAAAGAAGGTTCCGGGTTTGATCTCCCGATCGCCGTGGGTATTTTGGCCGCGCACGGTCAGATCGAGTCCCATCGTACGGAGGAATACGTGGTCGTCGGTGAATTGAGTTTGGATGGAAGTTTGCGACCCATCAACGGTGTGTTGTCTCTTGCGCTTCGCGCCCGCCGCGAACATATCAAAGGCATCATCGTACCGGCCGGTAATGCCGCCGAAGCCGCCATGGCTGAAGGTTTAGAAGTTATACCTGTCAACGCATTATCGGATGCTGTTCAATTTCTCAACGGACAAAAACACATCGCACCGCACCAGGTAGATATGTCGGCACTTTTTGATCAGGCTCCGGCTATGCCGGTGGACTTTCGTGATGTCAAAGGGCAGGAACATGCCAAGCGAGCGCTGGAGATTGCGGCCGCCGGAGGCCATAACATCATTATGATCGGTCCGCCCGGAAGCGGTAAAACGATGTTAGCCAAACGTATCCCGACAATACTGCCTGATCTGACACCGGATGAGGCGCTGGAAACAACCAAAATTCATTCTGTCGCCGGTTTTTTGCCGCAGAATACGCCGCTGGTTACCCTGCGTCCTTTTCGTTCACCGCACCATACGATCTCCGACGCGGGACTGATCGGCGGGGGACATATTCCCAAACCCGGTGAAGTCAGTCTTGCGCATCACGGCGTACTTTTTCTTGATGAATTACCGGAATTTAAAAAAAACGTATTGGAGGTCATGCGCCAACCTTTGGAGGATGGGCATGTTACCATTAGTCGCGCTGAAATGTCGCTGACGTACCCGGCTAATTTTATGCTCGCTTGCGCGATGAATCCTTGCCCGTGCGGATTTCACACCGATCCCGGCAATCGCTGTACTTGTAATCCGGGTATGATCCAGCGCTACATGGCCAAAATATCGGGGCCACTTCTGGATCGTATTGATATTCATATTGACTGTCCGGCGATAAAATATAAAGAACTTTCTGCCGAAGGCCACGGCGAAACCTCCTCGGCGATCCGCGAACGCGTTAAAAAAGCGCGGCAAATTCAGTTAAAACGATTTGAATCTCTGCGTAAAAAAGGCCAGCCTGTGTACTGTAATGCGGATATGGAGTCGCGCGCCATTCGCGAATTTTGTACGATCGATGCACGCAGTCAGGAATTGATGAAACTCGCGATTACCAAACTGGGGTTATCTGCGCGGGCATACGATCGTATTCTTAAAGTAGCGCGGACGATTGCCGATTGTGCCAATGCTCCGGCCATTCGCGCCGAACACGTCAGCGAAGCAATCCAATACCGAAGTTTGGATCGCAGTTACAGCGGATAA